The Diaphorobacter ruginosibacter genome contains a region encoding:
- the trmB gene encoding tRNA (guanosine(46)-N7)-methyltransferase TrmB, giving the protein MASDAIDAPTAAADSSAAPAGVAHPKAIRSYVIRAGRVTTGQAKALETLGPRFVLDYAAQPFDAVAAFGRTAPLILEIGFGMGDATAHIASVRPEDNFLCCEVHEPGVGALLKRVGEQNIENIRILQHDAVEVIDHMLPEGSLDGVHIFFPDPWHKKRHNKRRLIQAPLVAKLAARLKPGGYIHCATDWEPYAEQILEVLSADPHLVNTAPAYAPQPAYRPLTKFENRGLRLGHGVWDLVFRRR; this is encoded by the coding sequence ATCGCCTCCGACGCGATTGACGCACCAACTGCCGCTGCTGATTCTTCGGCGGCTCCGGCTGGCGTTGCCCATCCCAAGGCCATCCGCAGCTACGTCATTCGCGCAGGCCGCGTCACCACTGGCCAGGCCAAGGCGCTGGAGACGCTGGGCCCCCGCTTCGTGCTCGACTATGCCGCCCAGCCTTTCGATGCTGTCGCAGCCTTCGGCCGTACCGCCCCGCTGATCCTGGAGATCGGCTTTGGCATGGGCGATGCCACAGCCCACATTGCCAGCGTGCGCCCCGAAGACAATTTCCTGTGCTGCGAGGTGCATGAACCCGGCGTGGGTGCCCTGCTCAAACGCGTGGGCGAACAGAACATCGAGAACATTCGCATCCTGCAACACGACGCCGTGGAAGTCATCGATCACATGCTGCCCGAAGGCAGCCTGGACGGCGTGCACATCTTCTTTCCCGATCCTTGGCACAAGAAGCGCCACAACAAGCGACGCCTCATCCAGGCACCCTTGGTGGCCAAGCTTGCCGCACGCCTCAAACCCGGCGGCTACATCCATTGCGCCACCGATTGGGAACCTTACGCCGAGCAGATTCTGGAAGTGCTGAGTGCAGATCCGCACCTTGTGAACACGGCTCCCGCTTACGCTCCACAGCCTGCCTATCGCCCCCTCACCAAGTTCGAGAATCGCGGCCTGCGCCTCGGCCATGGTGTGTGGGATCTTGTTTTCCGCCGTCGCTGA
- a CDS encoding GGDEF domain-containing protein: MPPILQHLVEMTGHRDHLRLEASVLATLLQLGQSMEVRALEFFFAETQVMVRPRSWSHRGEVISSECDASVDPARGALASMPELAACIRDRFTSALRSSSGSHTLWLPVWINDKAHACLEITQHKAFSRRQRDVIMGVFQVYQNYQNLLDYSERDALTGLLNRKTFEEQFVRSAAQHQADFGSSEPSSGLQQWLAVIDIDHFKQVNDVYGHLYGDEVLILVANLLRSSFRAHDRVFRFGGEEFVVLLRSTTLEHAAQAFERFRATVEEHMFPQIGGITVSVGFTSTNDGAPVEVLGRADQALYYAKANGRNQVRFFDELLQSGALQPKISHGEIELF, translated from the coding sequence ATGCCCCCCATTCTTCAACACCTGGTGGAGATGACCGGCCACCGGGACCATCTGCGCCTCGAGGCATCTGTGCTGGCCACGCTGCTGCAGCTGGGGCAATCCATGGAAGTGCGCGCGCTGGAGTTCTTCTTCGCCGAAACGCAGGTGATGGTGAGGCCGCGCAGCTGGAGCCATCGCGGCGAGGTCATCTCCTCGGAGTGCGACGCTTCCGTCGATCCTGCACGCGGAGCGCTTGCCAGCATGCCCGAGCTTGCGGCCTGCATCCGCGACCGGTTCACGAGCGCCCTTCGCTCCAGCAGCGGCAGCCACACGCTATGGTTGCCGGTGTGGATCAACGACAAGGCGCATGCATGCCTGGAAATCACACAGCACAAGGCGTTCTCGAGACGCCAGCGCGATGTGATCATGGGCGTGTTCCAGGTCTACCAGAACTACCAGAACCTGCTCGATTACAGCGAGCGCGATGCCTTGACCGGGCTACTCAACCGCAAGACCTTCGAAGAGCAGTTCGTCCGCAGCGCCGCCCAGCACCAGGCCGACTTTGGTTCGAGCGAGCCCTCCAGCGGTCTGCAGCAATGGCTTGCAGTGATCGATATCGACCACTTCAAGCAGGTGAACGACGTGTACGGGCACCTGTATGGCGACGAGGTGCTGATCCTGGTGGCCAATCTGCTGCGATCTTCGTTCAGGGCGCATGATCGCGTGTTCCGCTTCGGCGGCGAGGAGTTCGTCGTGCTGTTGCGCTCCACCACCCTGGAGCATGCCGCGCAGGCTTTCGAGCGCTTCCGTGCCACAGTCGAGGAGCACATGTTCCCGCAGATCGGCGGCATCACCGTGAGCGTCGGCTTCACGTCGACGAATGACGGTGCTCCCGTCGAAGTGCTTGGCCGAGCAGACCAGGCCCTCTATTACGCGAAGGCCAATGGACGCAACCAGGTGCGGTTCTTCGACGAGCTGCTGCAAAGCGGCGCGCTGCAACCGAAGATCTCACACGGTGAGATCGAGTTGTTCTGA
- a CDS encoding LysR family transcriptional regulator produces MDVLRLTLRQLQIFMAVARSGSTASAAEAIALSQSATSSAINELERVLSLQLFDRSGRRLVLNDNGRALLPRAQALLEGAADVERMGLAPEEQLQMLRIGASTTLGNHVLPGLLAEYLGNRHEKAASWHARLAINNSAEICARVAAFELDIGLIEGPSHEPALEVNPWLRDELVLVASPRHEMVKLAGSQGRILPMDALRKAVWLVREEGSGTREASDAAVLPHLGGYQRSIELGSSEAIRNAAALGLGMACLSRFVIEDFVRDGRLVVLESEMPPTDRQCYWVVHRDKHFTPALRAFVQLLQNARGH; encoded by the coding sequence ATGGATGTATTGCGGCTCACGCTGCGGCAGCTGCAGATCTTCATGGCGGTGGCCCGCAGTGGCAGCACCGCGAGCGCGGCCGAGGCGATCGCGCTGTCGCAATCGGCCACGAGTTCGGCCATCAACGAGCTAGAGCGCGTGCTGTCGCTGCAGCTCTTCGATCGCTCGGGGCGTCGGCTGGTACTCAATGACAACGGCCGCGCCTTGCTGCCGCGCGCGCAGGCGCTGCTGGAGGGCGCTGCCGATGTGGAGCGCATGGGACTCGCGCCCGAGGAGCAGTTGCAGATGCTGCGCATTGGGGCCAGTACGACGCTGGGCAACCATGTGCTGCCCGGGTTGCTGGCCGAATACCTCGGGAACCGGCATGAAAAGGCGGCGTCATGGCACGCGCGTCTCGCGATCAACAACAGCGCGGAAATCTGTGCGCGCGTGGCGGCGTTCGAACTCGACATCGGCCTGATCGAAGGCCCGTCGCACGAACCCGCGCTCGAGGTCAATCCCTGGCTGCGTGATGAACTGGTGCTGGTGGCCTCACCGAGACATGAAATGGTGAAGCTGGCCGGATCGCAGGGTCGTATCCTGCCCATGGACGCATTGCGCAAGGCGGTCTGGTTGGTGCGGGAGGAGGGTTCGGGTACGCGCGAGGCATCGGATGCCGCCGTGCTGCCGCACTTGGGGGGCTACCAGCGCAGCATCGAGTTGGGCAGCTCCGAGGCGATCCGCAATGCTGCGGCACTGGGCCTGGGCATGGCGTGCCTGTCGCGGTTCGTGATCGAGGATTTCGTGCGCGACGGCCGCCTGGTCGTGCTCGAATCGGAGATGCCGCCCACGGACCGCCAGTGCTATTGGGTGGTCCATCGGGACAAGCACTTCACCCCGGCGCTCAGGGCGTTCGTGCAGTTGCTGCAGAACGCCCGGGGGCACTGA
- a CDS encoding YeiH family protein — protein sequence MSTAKPAAHHHAPPSSGSIWAKRLPGVLLCAAIAGVASYVGQIEWFASHGLSVLTLAIIIGMVLGNTVYGSIAPTAGTGIGFTKQTLLRLGIVLYGFRLTTADIAHVGLNGVIIDAIVVGGTFMLAMLIGTRWLGMDRKQVMLIGAGSSICGAAAVLGTEPVVKARADQVTVAVATVVVFGTICIFLYPALYQWNLAAGFIPGGATEFGIYTGATVHEVAQVVAAARAMGPEAADTAVVTKMVRVMMLAPFLLILSAYLARSERAEAGAQGQKSKMTIPWFAFGFIAVVLFNSLNLVPKEVVGNVNTGANVLLAMAMAGLGLTTHASAIKNAGAKPLVLAAILAVWLVVGGGLLNRFML from the coding sequence ATGTCCACCGCCAAGCCCGCCGCTCACCACCATGCGCCACCTTCGTCCGGCTCGATCTGGGCCAAGCGCCTTCCCGGCGTTCTGCTGTGCGCGGCCATCGCCGGCGTGGCCTCCTACGTGGGCCAGATCGAATGGTTCGCCTCGCACGGCCTGAGCGTCCTCACGCTGGCCATCATCATCGGCATGGTGCTGGGCAACACCGTGTACGGCAGCATCGCGCCGACCGCCGGTACCGGCATCGGATTCACCAAGCAGACACTGCTGCGCCTTGGCATCGTGCTCTACGGCTTTCGCCTGACCACTGCCGACATTGCGCACGTGGGCCTGAACGGCGTGATCATCGACGCCATCGTCGTGGGCGGCACCTTCATGCTGGCCATGTTGATCGGCACGCGCTGGCTGGGCATGGATCGCAAGCAGGTCATGCTCATCGGTGCGGGCAGCTCCATCTGCGGCGCGGCGGCCGTGCTGGGTACCGAACCCGTCGTGAAGGCCCGCGCCGACCAGGTCACCGTGGCGGTGGCGACCGTGGTCGTCTTCGGCACGATCTGCATCTTCCTCTACCCTGCCCTGTACCAGTGGAATCTGGCTGCCGGCTTCATCCCCGGCGGTGCCACCGAATTCGGTATCTACACCGGCGCCACTGTCCATGAAGTGGCCCAGGTCGTCGCCGCAGCCCGCGCCATGGGTCCCGAGGCAGCCGACACCGCCGTCGTGACCAAGATGGTCCGCGTGATGATGCTGGCTCCGTTCCTGCTGATCCTCTCGGCCTACCTGGCCCGCAGCGAGCGCGCCGAAGCTGGCGCCCAGGGCCAGAAGTCCAAGATGACCATCCCATGGTTCGCGTTCGGTTTCATCGCAGTGGTGCTGTTCAACTCCCTGAACCTCGTGCCCAAGGAAGTCGTGGGCAACGTGAACACAGGTGCCAACGTGCTGCTGGCGATGGCCATGGCAGGCCTGGGTCTGACGACACACGCCAGCGCCATCAAGAATGCCGGCGCCAAGCCCCTGGTGCTCGCAGCCATCCTGGCTGTGTGGCTGGTGGTGGGCGGTGGCCTGCTGAACCGCTTCATGCTCTGA